A window from Pongo abelii isolate AG06213 chromosome 6, NHGRI_mPonAbe1-v2.0_pri, whole genome shotgun sequence encodes these proteins:
- the ZSCAN21 gene encoding zinc finger and SCAN domain-containing protein 21, with protein sequence MMTKVLGMAPVLGPRPPQEQVGPLMVKVEEKEEKGKYLPSLEMFRQRFRQFGYHDTPGPREALSQLRVLCCEWLRPEIHTKEQILELLVLEQFLTILPQELQAWVQEHCPESAEEAVTLLEDLERELDEPGHQVSTPPNEQKPVWEKISSSGTAKESPSSVQPQPLETSHKYESWGPLYIQESGEEQAFAQDPRKVRDCRLSTQHEESADEQKASEAEGLKGDIISVIIANKPEARLERQCVNLEHEKGTKPPLQESGSKKGRESVPTKPTPGERRYICAECGKAFSNSSNLTKHRRTHTGEKPYVCTKCGKAFSHSSNLTLHYRTHLVDRPYDCKCGKAFGQSSDLLKHQRMHTEEAPYQCKDCGKAFSGKGSLIRHYRIHTGEKPYQCNECGKSFSQHAGLSSHQRLHTGEKPYKCKECGKAFNHSSNFNKHHRIHTGEKPYWCHHCGKTFCSKSNLSKHQRVHTGEGEAP encoded by the exons ATGATGACCAAGGTACTAGGCATGGCCCCAGTTCTGGGTCCTCGGCCTCCACAGGAGCAGGTGGGGCCTCTGATGGTAAAAGtcgaggagaaagaagagaaaggcaaATACCTTCCTAGCCTGGAGATGTTCCGCCAGCGCTTCAGGCAGTTTGGGTACCATGATACCCCTGGACCCCGAGAGGCCCTGAGCCAACTCCGGGTGCTCTGCTGTGAGTGGCTGAGGCCTGAGATCCACACCAAGGAGCAGATCCTGGAGCTACTGGTGCTGGAGCAGTTCCTGACCATCCTGCCCCAGGAGCTCCAGGCCTGGGTGCAGGAGCATTGCCCGGAGAGCGCTGAAGAGGCTGTCACTCTCCTCGAAGATCTGGAGCGGGAACTGGATGAGCCAGGACACCAG GTCTCAACTCCTCCAAATGAACAGAAACCAGTGTGGGAGAAGATATCCTCTTCGGGAACTGCAAAGGAATCCCCGAGCAGTGTGCAGCCACAGCCCTTGGAGACCAGTCACAAATACGAGTCTTGGGGGCCCCTGTACATCCAAGAGTCTGGTGAGGAGCAGGCTTTCGCTCAAGATCCGAGAAAGGTCCGAG ATTGCAGATTGAGTACCCAGCACGAGGAATCAGCAGATGAGCAGAAAGCTTCTGAAGCAGAGGGGCTCAAAGGGGATATAATTTCTGTGATTATCGCCAATAAACCTGAGGCCAGGTTAGAGAGGCAGTGCGTAAACCTTGAAcatgaaaaaggaacaaaaccCCCTCTTCAAGAGTCAGGCTCCAAGAAAGGTAGAGAATCAGTTCCTACTAAACCGACCCCAGGAGAGAGACGTTATATATGTGctgaatgtggcaaagcctttagtaATAGCTCAAATCTCACCAAACACAggagaacacacactggggagaAACCTTACGTGTGCACCAAGTGTGGGAAAGCTTTCAGCCACAGCTCAAACCTCACCCTCCACTACAGAACACACTTGGTGGACCGGCCCTACGACTGTAAGTGTGGAAAAGCTTTTGGGCAGAGCTCAGACCTTCTTAAGCATCAGAGAATGCACACAGAAGAGGCGCCATATCAGTGCAAAGATTGTGGCAAGGCTTTCAGCGGGAAAGGCAGCCTCATTCGTCACTATCGGATCCACACTGGGGAGAAGCCTTATCAGTGTAACGAATGTGGGAAGAGCTTCAGTCAGCACGCGGGCCTGAGCTCCCACCAGAGActccacactggagagaagccatATAAGTGTAAggagtgtgggaaagccttcaacCACAGCTCCAACTTCAATAAACACCACAGAATCCACACCGGGGAAAAGCCCTACTGGTGTCATCACTGTGGAAAGACCTTCTGTAGCAAGTCCAATCTTTCCAAACATCAGCGAGTCCACACTGGAGAGGGAGAAGCACCGTAA